The region ATATATTTAATGGGTTCACAGGaatcatttgattatttattgtAAGGACTCTTCTCATGCTTTGATGCACGAATTAATGTTATTGGAAAAGTGCCTGTTcttcacaaaacatttcttcattttttgattagtcaatcatgaaaactaaaaaaattaaattaatgagaTGCAAAGAGATATTCAATTGTGAATGATTTCAATCAGGTCAACGAAGAAGCACATTAATCAACAGACAAACACTAATGTCATTTCAAGctaaattaatatttgaataGATGTTAGGATATAATTATGCCCTCAGAAAAATGACAGGTAACCAGGTTGACAGCTTTaaagttaaaggggtcatcggatgctcATTTTGCACAAgctgatatgattctttagggttttaattaaaagtctataacatactttggttaaaattcctcaatggcagtgtaaaaaacacctttttaaacctgtcaaaatcagctctgttttcagcaagccattctagtccatgtcgctttaaatgctaatgagctctgctgaccccgcccctctcttctgtggagtgacgagcagactgtaaacttcagccgtgaaactggctaactagcacattattaggaaaggcggtTATtcaaaaaaaaccttatactcacttcttctgtgaGGCTGGATCAAAATTCGATTTGATCTGCTTagccccagggcatccaagatgtaggtgactttgtttcttcagtagaacacaaacgaagatttgcagtctgttagtcctataatgccagtcaatgggcacacaatctttgggagaaaaaaaaacatgcacacacaaatccaagttaaaccttgcggctcgtgacgatacattgatgtcctaagacacgaaacgattggtttgtgcaagaaactgaacagtatttatatcattttttacctctgatacaggcaatgtccgactgtcacaacatccggtgcgtgacgcgtcaacctgctctggcacatagaAATATATACAGAGATGCCTCATTAGCAATGGTTTCTATGAGCCACGATACATAAGGATCTATGTATATATCGATGTATATATACATCTATGTTCCAGAGCTGTTGACATGTCACGCGCTGGttgttgtggatgagctcaggatggttggacattgcggtgtatcagaggtaaaatatgatataaatactgttcagtttctcgcacaaactgATCGTTTcatgtcttaggacatcaatgtatggTCATGAGccacaaggtttaatttggatttgtctgtgcatggtTTTCTCTCAGGTATGTgtgactggcattatatgactgacagactgcaacggtttgattaaaatcttcgtttgtgttctgctgaagaaacaaaatcacCATATTGAATACCCTGAGGGTAAcgaataaacatcaaattttcatttttgggtgaactatccctttaatcagagacatcttgtcttcccctgcactggAGTGGACTcaatggcggacagctctcagctcattcagggcgggtctaaggtaagaaggtcttgtcaatcaactattgtgGGAGCATCCTGCGCAGAACtacatcattctgacaggaatctcagaacagcctgatttgagaaaggggattttaaaataggggtTTTTAAAAacccactgggtggattttttgtcattataggatggatgggtgttcaaacaacttgaaaagtgaattttgcatccgatgaccccctTTAATGAAGAGTATGGAGTTCATGTGAACTCATAAAAGTATGCTGATCAATTATTATGATCCATCTGATCTTCTTGCTGTTCTTGTTGTCGTCCTCTAACACCTGAAAGAAAAGACAAACTCAGATAAGCCAGTACTAACATCACTGAGATCTTACAAACAGCTCTGCGATCCGAGTGTTTGATTGTGATGGCATCACCTTAAGCGCAGCAGAACATGCGCACGTCATTGAGAGCGGTGTCGTCTCCAATGCCCCGAGGCCCTTCTACGCGTGTCTTGATACCACAGATCCCTTTTCTTTTACATGTTTGACTCCAGTCGCCCCAATCGCCCCAGTGTGTGCCGTCACCCAACAGGAAAGACCCTCGACTGCATTTGAACCTGGGAGAAATTTAGTTGTGACAACATTATGATAGAATTTGTTGTTTCAGTCAATACcaatactatttttatttttttacagtgtactctAAAACTTAGGTGCATAAGCACAGATCAATGACGCCTACAATCAATCAGttctaaaaagaaatacaaaatttgaaagaaaacaaatagacaaAAAAGATGTAGTCTGAGAATTGTTGATAATGTTGctgaaatttgctgaaaatgcttTAACCTAATTTGCTACTCTAAAATGACAAGtcttttaaaaagacatttgtCATTTTGGAGCACCAAATTAGGTTAAAGCATTTTTGGCACAGCACAAAAGCAAATGTTCACCTGATATTGTTTGCGGCCGTGTCGTCACCAACTCCTTGAGGGCGTTCAACTCTCAGCTGAAAAGCAGTCAAGAATCCAGAAGGACACCATTTGATATCTGTCCACCGACCCCAGCTGaagaaaaaacactgttttattgattcatgattttgaattgaattcatTTGTCTAGCTTATGAAGAAACTGACTCTTAACATAACAATTCTTAATAACTTCAAAGCTGCTACATTATTACTCTTTGGACTCTTTAGCCGATTACCTGCCTACATCTGACCGAACTGAGGCGTAGTTGTGATACGAGTGTGGTAAACCTTTACTATTCTTTTTAACGCAGTGAAGTTGAATCCCATTAAGTGCAGTATCATCCCGATGACCAACAGGATATTCcaccttaaaaacaaaacaaaacaaaacaaaacaaaacaaacaacaacaacactaagacaaattagaaagaaaaaaggagTAATCTTAACTACAACCTCCAGTGTTCTTAGAGGTACACCAACATCTGACATTTTGGATGCCTCCCTTATCTGACCTATCCATTATAGATCTTGGAGTTTCTACTAACTTGGTTTCTACATGGAGTTTCCTTCAGGAACAGGGCTGGAAATGCCTGGACTAACCCAATCCATAGAAACATTCAACTCCATGTTTCTTTAGTATTAAGCAAAAAAGCAGTCAAAAACTTGAGCAGGGCAGTTTCCTTAGAAATACCTGGAACTGAATTACTAACAGAATTACTAACAGCAACTCCagagttattttttttcaccaGCTTACACTTTCAAGCATTAAACAAACCCCGTACTACTGTAATTAATTCAATTCTTAGCATACCTTTAGACTGAACCCTGCGGCGTACGTTCCAGTTGGACACATTTCCCTGCGACCCCGACCCCATCTCCTCCATTCCGCACAGCCAGCTCTGATATGTAATGTCTGCTAGAGTTTCGCTCGGGACGTCTTTCTCCGGCCTGAACGCTCACCTGCAGCCCAATAATGACTAGCAGTGAAAACATCATAGAAATGAACTGATGCATTGCTGCAGCAGTCTGATGGATTGAAATActgattaaaattaattaatggaTCAAGCAGACATAGAGAGCTAGTGCACTATCATAAAATTCTCAACTTTATTAAGGAAGACGGGTCATATTTATACAACACAGATTCATACAACAACATACAGGATGCCCGCAGCATCCAATCAAAGtaatcagaggtaaaaaaaatacCCTATATGGATATTAAGAAATATAACAACAATTACGATGCATGtatgaacgtgtgtgtgtgtgtgtgtgtgtgcttggtTGCTGTTATCACACGGGTGCACCAGTGTGTCCGAGGTCTATTTCTAATTTTGTCTAGGTGTAACCATGATGTGCACATAATGAAAGGAAGTTACACAAGGGCAGTCAAAAGtgaagcttaaaaaaaaaaaaaaactatatacaaAATTTATAATTAgaataagaaataagaaaatCGACAGTGTTCATATGATGCTTTgcacaaagaaataaatatttgatgagCAAACTCAGATCAAACTAAATGACTAAGTGAActtgaatattaaaatcaatgACCTGCATGTAAACACACTTTAGACAAACACTGACTGATCAGATCAAATGCTGCTTTGCTTGGtagtgtattttcatttttactgttAATGAGGTTTCAAAGAAAAATAGATactgtaaaacataaataagACCTTTAAGCAAAAagaaaactacattttaatattcaaaagaACCATTCTGCACTAGAAAGAAACTTTGATGCAATGGAAATATTTCATGGATGTTAACAGTTAATTATGGAACCATTAATGCCAAcaaataacctttatttttaagcatgTAGTGTATAAATGAGGGcttcagacaaaaaaaaaaaaatcaactaaggagccattggctcctataagaaacaaaattaggtgccaaattattattttttaagtgccacagaataaacttgtttaatttcttaatttttttaaacagttttaacATTTCAGTCATACTGTCATGTGTTTGTctcatcttttcttttctttattagcattttaatccattttgTAGATGTCCTGGAAAGTGGGAACTAAATGTCTTTTTCCAACTTGAGCACTATACAGTCTCAAAGAattgtttattacacagaatctgTGCCAATATCACATCACTTGGCCATTGAGTGTAGTTTGGGTGCATCCTATAAATGTTGTCAGATGTCTTGCACACATCCAGCCTGTTTTTCTTCATTAGTAACAGGCAATTATATAGGTGTTGAATTTTATCTTTATCTCCTTGCATTCTTTCTTATCATagacaacaaataaaaatatttaaatgtttaaaattttattaagtAGCAAAATGATCATCTTTATAGCCATTTTTTAGCTGAATGGACGCTGAGTGGTTATTCTGAGGTAAATGTTTTGTTACATGGCACTGTTTGAGCTTTACAAGTTTTCTGCAGTTTGAAACACTAAATaagcgattacatgagacatttcagtaagttgtacTAGGCTATcttataaaatagcctaccttttttgatgttcattcatgttcatttcgTACTATAGCAGTAAAGAGAAAGATATGAGTTCACTAGTGTTCTTGTAGAGTTCACTGTTCATTCTCAGGAAATGCATTAATGGATAAGACTTTGAATGCAGTGTAAGTCACTTTAGATCGAACCGTCTGCCACATGCACAAATGCAATCAAACATCTGATGTAAAATGTTGTGATAAAAGCTGTGTGACTACAAGGTGCTTCTCAGAAAGACACTTTAATGATATttggcacaaaaataaaataacaagcaAGATGATCCAGGCAACCTTGGCTTTTTGTCATGGTCTTGATCATcctattagtattttattttgtgataatgaccGGCTTAATATACATTATCACTTACATGAACTGTGTCATACTGCAGTTTTGTAAAGTATCAATTATTATGATCCATCTGATCTTCTTGCTGTTCTTGCTGCCATCCTCTAACTcctgaaagaaaaaacaaactcagTTGCTCTGCAGTATGTGACAATCCAAGTGTTTGATTGCGATCACATCACCTTAATCACAGCATAACATGCTCGCGTCATTGAGAGCGGTGTCATCTCTCATTCCCTGCGGCTCTTCTATCCGCGTCATGATGCCACAAATCCCTTTTCCTTCACATGTTGTGCTCATATAGCCCCACTCGCCCCAGGCTGTGCCAGCACCCTGCAGCAAAGACCCTCCGCTGCATCTGAATCTGaaaaaaggttcaaaaagaagagaaaaatattatttgaaaacgCAGACCGAATCTCGTAATCCAGTtattaaaacagattttattgTATAACATGTAATGTCACAGAACAGAAATCAAAAGTAGGGCTGtacaattaatcaaattaaaatggtGAATCTAGTGACTGTGTTTATTACATACCTGCAAGCTTTGAATCAGAATATGTCATTTATGTGAATCGTGTAGAGTCTTTTAGGGGGGGCTGCATTGGCCGACtgttgtatgacatcaaagcaccGCGAGAGCTACAGAGAGCAGGTGGCTCCgcatgctttcgaatcgctctcgagGTACTTTGGCCGTTTTGACGTCACACTTTCGCTCACATTTGCATGTAAACATGTCATCGGCGTAAAAGTTCTTCACTGTGAGTGAAGCTGACACAAAGTTCGCAATTTGTTAttcaatattgactgtttttgatcaagttcgctgatgaaaATAGTTTCAgtcaaagccacagcagaacacACAGCGATGTTTTGTTACTGACTGAATCACGTTTTTGAATGAAtggagtgagtcaatgattcagtaacccgttcataaagacagtcacttgcctcctttctgaatgaatcagccgtttgaatgaatcagttgaagGAATGACTAAATGACTCGCTcattaaaacagtcatttgCTGTCATCTACCGGTGGtttggtttcatatttaaaagtattgcattttcgccgacatttttaacttgtatgtttaaaaatatttaaaagattaatcttataaaattatttatgcatttgaaatgttgtggtgtaaatgcatttatggcaCCTCAGTTTCATTAAACAGTCTCATgtcacttcagatgcagcttctgtgtttcctgcaGTGGAAAGATGGAGTTTGTTGATAGTATGCACACTCTAATGTGAACTTTaaaattagcaaaaataaattactccCCTGCTCACAAAGATGACGACAGAGTTGCACTGTCCAAAAAGCTTGTGgtataaatgtgctttttttatttgaatcaaATGTTGTCTTTTCCCTTTATTGTGTTGTCAGAGTGCACCGGATTAAATTCTCAAAAAATTTTCTTCTTGCCCCCAGACCCCCCTACAAGGTTTATATTAGGAACCATATTGCCTTTTCACCTCTTCTGAGTTTGCAGGTATGCCATTAAACTGCAAAGATTGCCTTTTAAAAATGGACTTCTGCATATCTCAAAGTAAAGGACAGCCAAATACTCACCTGATGTTGTTTGCGGCTGTGTCGTCTTCAATTCCTTGGAAAGATTCGACTCTCAGCTGAAATGCTGTCAATAATCCAGAAGGACACCATTTGATTTCTGTCCACTGACCCCAGCTGAACAAAAAACACAGGTTTACTACTGAAAATTCAAGAAAATTGATTTGTCTACTGTAACTTATGAAGACGCTGCTTCTAACCCTTAATGTAAGAATTCATAATAACCCCAAACCTGCTATAATTAATATTCCTATTTTGCAGACTGAGCCGATTACCTTCCTACATCTGACTGAACTGAGGCGTATTTCTCATACGAGCTTGATAAGCCTTTGGACGGATCGATGCAGTGAAGGCGAATCCCGTTGAGTGCAGTGTTATCATCCCAAAAGCCATGGGAAAGTTGTTCCACCTGgataaaacaacacaacacTCCTAAATTTGAAAGAGCTACAATCaatcatttaaaagttaacTGTAACCATCCCATAGTAACATTGATCTTCAT is a window of Onychostoma macrolepis isolate SWU-2019 chromosome 21, ASM1243209v1, whole genome shotgun sequence DNA encoding:
- the LOC131528233 gene encoding vitelline membrane outer layer protein 1-like isoform X1, producing MHHFVSLLLIIIGLHVSIQTYVMDSDPDINRKNRWWLNVYYATNWGSWGFKDICPNGTYAAGFSLKVEQLSHGFWDDNTALNGIRLHCIDPSKGLSSSYEKYASVQSDVGSWGQWTEIKWCPSGLLTAFQLRVESFQGIEDDTAANNIRFRCSGGSLLQGAGTAWGEWGYMSTTCEGKGICGIMTRIEEPQGMRDDTALNDASMLCCD
- the LOC131528233 gene encoding vitelline membrane outer layer protein 1 homolog isoform X2; its protein translation is MHHFVSLLLIIIGLHVSIQTYVMDSDPDINRKNRWWLNVYYATNWGSWGFKDICPNGTYAAGFSLKVEQLSHGFWDDNTALNGIRLHCIDPSKGLSSSYEKYASVQSDVGSWGQWTEIKWCPSGLLTAFQLRVESFQGIEDDTAANNIRKHRSCI